In one Pristiophorus japonicus isolate sPriJap1 unplaced genomic scaffold, sPriJap1.hap1 HAP1_SCAFFOLD_384, whole genome shotgun sequence genomic region, the following are encoded:
- the LOC139250517 gene encoding hyaluronidase-2-like, whose amino-acid sequence MAQRVASLAGAVACVVTLLVAKVRVQGLKQTSRFGGKPFVAVWNAPTQECVRYSVTLDLNMFDIVSSPNEGFYDQKLTIFYKERLGKYPHYSGQQPVNGGLPQNSSLHGHLTGMERDIERYMRSQDAEGLAVIDWEEWRPLWIRNWQNKQIYRNSSRRLVSDRHPDWSQSNINREAQFEFEQSGQKFMVETLRKARNTRPRSMWGFYLFPDCYNHDYKNNAANYTGRCPDVEISRNDLLMWLWRNSTAIYPSIYLDSLLRSSDSGTKFVRSRVKEALRVSELHSDNYSLPVFVYSRPTYSYTVEPLTQ is encoded by the coding sequence ATGGCCCAGCGAGTCGCCTCTCTCGCCGGGGCAGTGGCCTGTGTTGTGACCCTGCTGGTAGCCAAGGTGCGGGTTCAGGGACTGAAGCAAACATCGCGGTTCGGGGGCAAGCCCTTTGTGGCGGTGTGGAACGCACCGACCCAGGAGTGCGTCCGCTACTCCGTCACGCTGGACCTCAACATGTTCGACATCGTTTCGTCGCCAAACGAAGGGTTTtacgaccagaaactgaccatcttctACAAGGAGAGACTGGGTAAATACCCTCACTACAGCGGGCAGCAGCCGGTCAACGGGGGCCTGCCGCAGAACAGCAGCCTACACGGGCACCTGACGGGCATGGAGCGCGACATCGAACGCTACATGCGGTCCCAGGACGCCGAGGGGCTGGCCGTCATCGACTGGGAGGAATGGCGGCCACTCTGGATCCGCAACTGGCAGAACAAACAGATTTACCGCAACAGCTCACGCCGCCTGGTGTCCGACCGACATCCTGACTGGTCCCAGAGCAACATCAACAGGGAAGCGCAGTTCGAGTTCGAGCAGTCGGGCCAGAAGTTCATGGTGGAGACACTTCGCAAGGCACGTAATACCAGGCCGCGCAGCATGTGGGGATTCTACCTCTTCCCTGACTGCTACAACCACGATTACAAGAACAACGCAGCCAACTACACCGGCCGATGCCCTGACGTGGAAATCTCCCGCAACGACCTGCTGATGTGGCTGTGGAGGAACAGCACCGCCATCTACCCCTCCATCTACCTGGACAGCCTGCTGCgttcctccgacagtggcaccaagtTCGTCCGCTCCCGGGTCAAGGAGGCGCTGCGAGTGTCTGAGCTCCACAGCGACAATTACTCGCTGCCCGTGTTCGTGTACTCGCGGCCCACCTACAGCTATACTGTCGAGCCACTGACCCAG